Genomic segment of Kingella negevensis:
CAATCAAATCAATCATAAATTCTGCGTCTTCTTGCGACAGGGGTTCAAAGCCTTCTGGAATAGACAAATCTTCTAAAACCATTTTACCCGCTGGCGTTGTGTTGATTTTCACAAACGCATCGCGCAAGGTATCCGCATGTTCCGCATAATCTGGATGCAACAAAACCACATGGCTTAAATCGTTGATATTACTTTCCATCAAGACTTTCAGGCTTTTCTTAGTTGTTGCACTGAAATTTTTAAATGTGCTTGCTAAGAAAAAGGCAGCTTCTGCTTCACCTGCGATTAAGCGACGAGCAGATTCTTGAAATGTATCCGCATGCAGCCACTGAACAGAGTGTTCGGTGATGTTTGCAGATTCCAACAAACGCAAACCAATCAAACGAATATCGCGATTGTCTGTTACCAAAATACGGCTATCTGTTGGCAAATCATCAGAATGATTAAATTCGCTGCTTGCTTGTGCAGCAATCACCATCTCATCAGAATGATTAATCG
This window contains:
- a CDS encoding PhnD/SsuA/transferrin family substrate-binding protein, producing the protein MLNFLIAPDFPPEYFAGWHMFNTQLQRLTDSTIHLKTPATYHEQNEQLSSGQIALVYANPFDASTLVRDNNYIPLVKPINHSDEMVIAAQASSEFNHSDDLPTDSRILVTDNRDIRLIGLRLLESANITEHSVQWLHADTFQESARRLIAGEAEAAFFLASTFKNFSATTKKSLKVLMESNINDLSHVVLLHPDYAEHADTLRDAFVKINTTPAGKMVLEDLSIPEGFEPLSQEDAEFMIDLIETLQD